A segment of the Pseudomonadota bacterium genome:
AAGAGGTTCCCCATTTCTTTTACCCCACGGTATACCTCTGTCACACCCATCTGGCGACCATGACCCAGCACTTCATTTACCGTAATAAGGTTCACTTCTGCTTTATAAAGTTCCTGTTTTACTGCTTCCAATCTATCCGGTTTAATTATGGCAATAATTAGTTTCATAATGTAACCTCCTATTCTAAGATCGTATATGCATTCTCGTGATGTTGTGTGAGGTCAAGCCCCAATGTTTCATCTTTCTTTTCCACCCGCACTTTAATTACCCCATCCACTATTTTATATATGATTAAGCTCATAATAAAACTGTAGACCAATGTCACTCCAACAGCGATCAACTGGATAAGAAACTGTTTGGGATTTCCAAAAAATAATCCATCCGTCCCTGCCGGGTTTACCGCCTTTGAAGCAAATAAGCCTGTTGCAAGTGCACCCCATACACCACCCATACAGTGGACACCAAAGACATCGAGGGCATCGTCATAGCCAAACTTCGGTTTAATCAGAGTTACCGCAATATAACAAAATACACTGACAAAAATACCGATCACTATTGCTGAAATGGCACTTACAAATCCAGCAGCGGGTGTGATGGCAACGAGTCCTGCTACTGCCCCTGTAGCAGTTCCAAGCATCGTCGGTTTCTCATTAAATATCCAGTCGAGAAGGGCCCAGTTTAACCCGGCAGATGCTGCGGCGGTATTTGTCACTATAAAAGCATTTACCGCGAGCTCGTTAGCACCGAGAGCGCTCCCTGCATTGAATCCAAACCATCCAAACCAGAGGAGGGCTGTGCCCAGGATGGTAAAGGGCAGGTTATGGGGCAGTATTGCTTTTCCGCCTCCTCTTCTTTTCCCAATAAACAAAGCAATCATCAACGCAGCGATACCGGCATTGATGTGGACTACCGTACCACCTGCGAAATCGAGAGCACCAAGATCTTTGAGCCAACCCCCAACTCCCCACACCCAGTGGCATATCGGGTCATAGACAAAGGTTGCCCAGAGAATCATGAATATCAAAAAGGCAGAAAACTTCATCCTCTCTGCAAAGGCACCGATAATCAGCGCAGGGGTAATAATTGCAAACATAGCTTGGAACATCATAAATAACTGATGGGGAATCGTTACTGCATAATCCTTATAGGGTGCAAATCCAACACCCTTTAATCCTATCCAGTCGAGGCCACCCCAGAATCCTTTTCCAGGTGCAAACGATAGGCTATATCCATAAAGAACCCATTGTATACTTATTACACAAAGAATAGTAAAACATTGCATTAAGATTCCTAATACATTTTTACGTCCCACCATCCCGCCGTAGAAAAAGGCAAGTCCTGGTGTCATCAGCATAACAAGGGCAGTCGATATGAGAACCCATGCGGTATCACCAGTATCTACTTTAGATGGGGATTCCGCTACCGGTGCAGATTGAGCCGCTACCGGTGCCGGTGCTGTTTTTGGTTCTTCTGCAAAGACCGTGACCACCATTGCAATACAAAGAAGAAGTAATACAAGAACAGTTATCCGTTTCATACAGCACCTCCAAGTAAAATAAAAAAAGGCGTCTCCAAACCATCGCTGGATTAAAGACGCCTGCGTCTTCCAATATTCTAAAATAAAATGGCGTTCTTTGTATCAAGAACACCATTGTTTGCTACACATCAGTGTGTTTGATATATACAAGTAAAATTTACTTACTTATGGTAATCTTAAAAATTATATACAAGATTTGTTCCTCCTACAAAACTGTACGGGACATACCCCATATGATTGTACGAAATCCTTTATTCTGATCCCGCCTTGCGGGACTGGATTCTAAATTCTAAAAGGTAAGTTATTCTAAATTTAATTGTGAGTTTCTTTATTGAACCTCACATATTTATCTTTAATTTTGTTTCTTATTTTCAAAACCATCACATGGGAGATGCCAAGTTTATGCCCTATTTCTCTCATTGACATGCCTTCAAGGAAAAAGGATAAAATCTCTTTTTCCCTATTAGTTAGACATTTCTGTCCTGTCATCTCTACCTGTAGTTTGCTCTCTAAAAAGTCAAAAAAACCCGTGCCTTCCAAGGATAGAAGTTCTTCCAGCATCATTCCATCTTCACCAACAGGACTATTCAGGCTTAAAAAAGTAGCATTCTCATGCACCTTGCGTAGATAATTTTTGAGATGGAAGTAACAACCCTGCAATATATAACTATCCGTTTTATTATCGAGAATCCCCTTCTTATAATCGATCCAGAGGTGTGTCAGCGCCTCCTGGTATAGGTCTTCATCATTAAAAAAGGAGTAATGCCCATTGAGCTTTCGTGTAATCCTCTTTAATGTGGGTGATATCTTTCTTACCAACATTTCAAAAGACATTGGTCATCCCCTGTACTTATTGGTTATTGGCATTCTTCTGTCCCTGCCGAATGCCTTTGGAGTAATTTTGATGCCCGGAGGTGATTGCCGGCGCTTATACTCGCTCTTATCAACCATGCTCAAAACCTTATCAACAGTTTCCTTCTGTTGTGTGAAAGAAACTATCTCCTCCAAATTCTTATCCTCCTCAATGTAGGCTTTCAAGATTGGGTCTAAGGCATCATAGGGAGGCAAGGTATCCTTATCTTTTTGGTTAGGTCTAAGCTCCGCCGTGGGTTCCTTAATCAATACACGTTCTGGTATAACAGGATTGGAAGTATTTCTATGGATTGCCAGTTTATACACCAATGTTTTTGGTACATCTTTAATGACAGCAAAACCGCCCGCCATATCCCCATAAAGGGTAGCGTACCCCACACTCATCTCAGATTTATTCCCTGTAGTTAAAACGAGCCAGCCAAATTTATTGGATAGGGCCATCAAGATATTACCGCGGATGCGGGCCTGGATATTCTCTTCGGTTATATCCTCCCTCAATCCTCCAAAAAACGGCTCGAAAGCTGTAAGATATGCTCTATAGACCCCGTCAACTGGTATATTTAACATGCTTATGCTTAGATTTTCTGCCAGCTTTGTTGCATCTATTTCAGACTCCTGTGAAGTATAACGCGAAGGCATAAATACCCCAACAACATTCTCTTTACCCAATGCATCAACTGCCAGGGTTGCCACAATAGAAGAATCAACCCCCCCACTTAATCCAACAACCACCTTCTGAAAACCATTTTTGGTCACATAGTCGCAAAGGCCCAGCACCAATGCCTCATAAACCTCAGCAACAGGTTTAAGTGGTCTGGTTTCTCCTCGTGAAATCGGCACTTTCTTTTTATGTAATCTTTCACGTGCAATCGTAATCATATTGTTTGTCTGTTTGACACCGCCCTCAGATCTTTTTAGACCCGCACTCATCAGTGCTTCATCAGGCAGGTCTACTATCAGTAAATCTTCTCTGAAAGCCAGGGCACGGGCAATAACCTCACCATTTGCATCAACCACCATGCTCTGCCCATCAAAAACGAGTTCATCCTGTCCACCCACCAGGTTGGCATATAAAATAAATACTTTGTTATCCCTTGCCTGACTCCTGACAATCTCTTCCCTCAATTTAATTTTACCCTCATGGTAAGGGGAGGCATTAATATTAAAAATCAGTTTTGCGCCTGATAAAGCCTGTATGCTTGCCGGTCCTTCACTGTGCCAGATATCTTCACAGATATTCACACCAAAGGTAAGTTGCCCAAATCTGAAAACCAACGGCTTATTCCCTGGTTTGAAATACCGTTTCTCGTCAAAGACACCGTAGTTTGGCAAAAGCGCCTTGTGGTATATACCTTTGATTTTACCGCTATAAATTATTGACGCCCCATTATAGATATCTCCATCAATCCTGTCTACAAAACCAACAATTGCCACAGTATCATGAACGGCTTTTGCTAATTCCCTTAATGCTTCAAGATTATCCTCAATAAATTTTGGTTTAAGTAAAAGATCCTCAGGTGGATAACCGGTAATTGCAAGCTCTGGAAAGGTTATTATGTCTACCCCAAGCTCACTCGCCCTCTCTATAAATTTGATCATCCTCATACAATTACCCTTTAAATCACCCACCGTAAAATTAACCTGTGCAATAGCAACACGCCAATTTTTTGCCATTTTCATTCACCTCAAAACAAAATAAAAAAAGGCGTCCGAACCACCATTGGTGATTTGGACGCCTAAGTCCATTTTCTCTCTTAATCTTTCAGCTCTCTTTGCTAAAAGATATCAACGTATAACGTATATTTAAATTTATATTAAACCCTTAAGTTTCTTATGTCAAGTCTTTTTCTTTATATCCGAGGTCAGTATGATCGCCTCGGCAATCTCCCTCATAGTCTTCCTAATATCCATACTTTTTTTGTGAATTTTCTTATATGCCTCATCTTCAGAAACCCCCAGTTCCCTCATCAATATACCTTTCGCCCTCTCCACAAGTTTTCTTGACTCCAATGCCTCTTTTGCAGCAAAAATCTCCTGGCTAAGATGTGTATTTTCTATTGCCACGGCAGCTTGATTAGCTACTGTCTGTAAAATATCTATTTCCTCTTTTTTGAATATGTGTTCGCTCTTGGTATAACTATTGATTACACCAATTACCCTATCTTTAATCATCATGGGGACAGAAAGGAGTGAAACAATCTCCTCTTTTTTTGCTATCTCAGGATACATGTATCCAGGCTCTTTTGTAACATCAAGAACAGTAATGGGTGTTTTTTCAAGTACCACCTTCCCACTAATCGACTGCCCCACTTTCAAGTTTGCTTTATTGACATACTCCTTGCTTAAACTCTGGGTAGCCGCAATTACTAACTCTTCCCTCTTCTCATTCAACAACATGATCGAGCAAATCTTAGAATCCATTACCTGTGCTGTCATTGTAACGATGAGTTGAAGGATCTCCTTTATATAATAGTCAGAAACTATTGTGCGAGACACTTCAGTAAGAAGATCCAGCTGTTTTGCCTTTTTTACAACCTCTTCATATATTATGGCATTTTGAATAGCACTGCCTAAATACCTGTTGATAGTGAAAAGTAGATCTATCTTAGTTTCAGGATAATGACGTTCTTTTCTGTTTCTTATATTCATTACACCAATAATCTCATCTTTTGAAAGGATCGGTATCGATAAAAAGGCCTCGTATTTATCTTCTTCAAGGGCCGTAAAGGCCTTGAACCTCTGGTCTTTATATGCCTCTCGCGACAAAGCAACAGGCATTTTCTCTTTCGCAACCCATCCCGTAACCCCTTCCCCCATTTTTAGTTTTATCCTGCCTAACATCTTACGTTGTGGAATGTCAGATGCTGTAAGAATAAGCTCATCATTCGCCTTGTCATAAAGATAAATCAGACAAGAATCGGCAGTAATAAAATTCATCACCATCTCTACAATGCGCTTTAAAAGCTCATTCAATTCCAGATTACTGCTGATGTCCTGTGCAACTCCATGTAAAATTTTCAGTTCCTGTTCTTTTTGTTCTAATTTTTCATTGAGCCCAATAGTATCCACTTTTCACCCTCGATGTGTTAATGGTACATACCAAGTCACGTGTGTCACGTAACATGTTACGAATCTAAAAAGAGGAAAATTACAATATAGAGTATATCGTTTGCCATCGCATTAATCCTCCCTGCGTGACATTTCTATGTGTTAAACTTTAAATAATTAGAAATAAAGTTTATATCAAAAGATCGACATAAAGTATAAAAAAATATAAAAATGTTATAGGAAGCAGAAAATGAATCTTTTTTAAGGAAAAAATTGATAAATTCTGTTTTATTACTTTGGCCTGCGTTCGAACATTGATCCAGAACAATCTGATGAATTGTGAGAAAATCCGATGCTGGTAGCGTTATCTATATTTATCCAAATCTGTGGCCGAGTGCCTTAATTCTCTCGTTATGTTATACGCTATTTCAAATGGTAACTCTCAGAGTCTCATATATATGAAATCATTTAGTTGTAGGTGGAAGCACCGACCCCTTCCCCTATGACACACACACTTATTGCTATTATACTGATTAGAGCGGATTGACCTTTTCTGTGACTTCTGTTTCCAATAGAAAATATTCTAATAGAGAAAGACCTGTTTGTTGTTTTTACTATGGTTAGTCCCTCCTGAACGTTGGGATATAGTATTTTACCATGCTCAGTCTTGAGTGGCCCAGTTCCTCGGTTATTGTTTTGAGGACTGCCTTTTCTTTTTCCCTATCGTCACTATCGCCAATCATTGTCTCATATCTTCCCTCGGCATAATTTGCCCTGAAGGCATGTGGACCGCAGTATATCTCGCCAGCCTTAACTGCTGCCCTTTTAACCTCTCGCGTAT
Coding sequences within it:
- a CDS encoding NAD+ synthase, with protein sequence MAKNWRVAIAQVNFTVGDLKGNCMRMIKFIERASELGVDIITFPELAITGYPPEDLLLKPKFIEDNLEALRELAKAVHDTVAIVGFVDRIDGDIYNGASIIYSGKIKGIYHKALLPNYGVFDEKRYFKPGNKPLVFRFGQLTFGVNICEDIWHSEGPASIQALSGAKLIFNINASPYHEGKIKLREEIVRSQARDNKVFILYANLVGGQDELVFDGQSMVVDANGEVIARALAFREDLLIVDLPDEALMSAGLKRSEGGVKQTNNMITIARERLHKKKVPISRGETRPLKPVAEVYEALVLGLCDYVTKNGFQKVVVGLSGGVDSSIVATLAVDALGKENVVGVFMPSRYTSQESEIDATKLAENLSISMLNIPVDGVYRAYLTAFEPFFGGLREDITEENIQARIRGNILMALSNKFGWLVLTTGNKSEMSVGYATLYGDMAGGFAVIKDVPKTLVYKLAIHRNTSNPVIPERVLIKEPTAELRPNQKDKDTLPPYDALDPILKAYIEEDKNLEEIVSFTQQKETVDKVLSMVDKSEYKRRQSPPGIKITPKAFGRDRRMPITNKYRG
- a CDS encoding ammonium transporter encodes the protein MKRITVLVLLLLCIAMVVTVFAEEPKTAPAPVAAQSAPVAESPSKVDTGDTAWVLISTALVMLMTPGLAFFYGGMVGRKNVLGILMQCFTILCVISIQWVLYGYSLSFAPGKGFWGGLDWIGLKGVGFAPYKDYAVTIPHQLFMMFQAMFAIITPALIIGAFAERMKFSAFLIFMILWATFVYDPICHWVWGVGGWLKDLGALDFAGGTVVHINAGIAALMIALFIGKRRGGGKAILPHNLPFTILGTALLWFGWFGFNAGSALGANELAVNAFIVTNTAAASAGLNWALLDWIFNEKPTMLGTATGAVAGLVAITPAAGFVSAISAIVIGIFVSVFCYIAVTLIKPKFGYDDALDVFGVHCMGGVWGALATGLFASKAVNPAGTDGLFFGNPKQFLIQLIAVGVTLVYSFIMSLIIYKIVDGVIKVRVEKKDETLGLDLTQHHENAYTILE
- a CDS encoding sigma-70 family RNA polymerase sigma factor, whose translation is MSFEMLVRKISPTLKRITRKLNGHYSFFNDEDLYQEALTHLWIDYKKGILDNKTDSYILQGCYFHLKNYLRKVHENATFLSLNSPVGEDGMMLEELLSLEGTGFFDFLESKLQVEMTGQKCLTNREKEILSFFLEGMSMREIGHKLGISHVMVLKIRNKIKDKYVRFNKETHN
- a CDS encoding GAF domain-containing protein encodes the protein MDTIGLNEKLEQKEQELKILHGVAQDISSNLELNELLKRIVEMVMNFITADSCLIYLYDKANDELILTASDIPQRKMLGRIKLKMGEGVTGWVAKEKMPVALSREAYKDQRFKAFTALEEDKYEAFLSIPILSKDEIIGVMNIRNRKERHYPETKIDLLFTINRYLGSAIQNAIIYEEVVKKAKQLDLLTEVSRTIVSDYYIKEILQLIVTMTAQVMDSKICSIMLLNEKREELVIAATQSLSKEYVNKANLKVGQSISGKVVLEKTPITVLDVTKEPGYMYPEIAKKEEIVSLLSVPMMIKDRVIGVINSYTKSEHIFKKEEIDILQTVANQAAVAIENTHLSQEIFAAKEALESRKLVERAKGILMRELGVSEDEAYKKIHKKSMDIRKTMREIAEAIILTSDIKKKT